A stretch of the Cygnus olor isolate bCygOlo1 chromosome 25, bCygOlo1.pri.v2, whole genome shotgun sequence genome encodes the following:
- the LOC121059510 gene encoding feather keratin Cos1-2-like gives MSLDMGKLRPTIKASPAPCSLIHFSGLLLLRNQVNLLPRDMSCYDQCQPCLPCQPCGPTPLASSCNEPCVRQCQNSTIVIQPSPVVVTLPGPILSSFPQNTVVGSSTSAAVGSILSCDGVPINSGCCDLSCIASRYCGSRCRPC, from the exons ATGTCTCTGGACATGGGGAAGCTAAGGCCCACTATAAAagccagcccagctccatgctCCCTCATCCACTTCTCTGGCCTTCTCCTCCTTAGGAACCAG gTGAACCTCCTGCCCCGAGACATGTCCTGCTACGACcagtgccagccctgcctgccgTGCCAGCCCTGTGGCCCGACTCCactggccagcagctgcaacGAGCCCTGCGTCAGGCAGTGCCAGAACTCCACCATCGTCATCCAGCCCTCTCCCGTAgtggtgaccctgcccggccccatcctcagctccttcccacagAACACCGTTGTGGGATCCTCCACCTCCGCTGCTgttggcagcatcctcagctgtgACGGAGTCCCCATCAACTCCGGGTGCTGTGACCTCTCCTGTATTGCCAGCCGCTACTGTGGCAGCAGGTGCCGCCCCTGCTAA
- the LOC121059544 gene encoding feather keratin Cos1-1/Cos1-3/Cos2-1-like, with product MSCYNQCLPCRPCGPTPLASSCNEPCVRQCQNSTVVIEPSPVVVTLPGPILSSFPQNTVVGSSTSAAVGSILSCDGVPITSGCCDLLGISSRYCGRRCLPC from the coding sequence ATGTCCTGCTACAACCAGTGCCTGCCATGCAGGCCCTGTGGCCCAACCCCactggccagcagctgcaatgAGCCCTGCGTCAGGCAGTGCCAGAACTCCACCGTCGTCATTGAGCCCTCTCCTGTAgtggtgaccctgcccggcccaatcctcagctccttcccgcaGAACACCGTTGTGGGATCCTCCACCTCTGCTGCCgttggcagcatcctcagctgtgACGGAGTCCCCATCACCTCCGGGTGCTGTGACCTCTTGGGCATTTCCAGCCGCTACTGTGGCAGAAGGTGCCTGCCATGCTAA